GAGCAATGCtccaggtggaggtggggagggaaaaggaataTTCTATGCCAGGCTGGGGAGCTGGACAGGAGGGAAGACGTGCACCCTCACCTCTTGGCTCAATCCCTCTCCCCTGGGACCTGGTGTTGCCCCCAGACCCTGGGGTGGGCTGGAAGACGGGGCTCATGCAACAATGAGTCAACAGGAGGTGGCACAGAAACGCAGCCCTACTGCCCCTtgggtggggctggagggctAAAAGGGGCCATGCTGTGGCCACAGTGGGTCCAAACGGAAGTATCTGCAGTATACATACAGGAGGGTTGGAGAGGGGATTCCCCCTGCCCTAGGCTGTGTCTGGGACCAGAGAGAGGGAAGTACAGGTGGCCTTGTCATGTCAGGGGCAGGGTCCAGGCCAGCCATGCCACCTGAGCAGGGCACAGCAAGCTGGGGGAACAGGCTACTCCTTGGCGCGGCCAATAATGGTGAGAATGTACAGGAAGATGTTGATGATGTCTGTGTACAGGTTCAGCGCTGCAAACACGTACTCCTCTGGGCTCAGGGACAGTTGCTTGTTCCCCAGCAGCAGCTGTGTGTCCACTGCCAGGAACTGGGGATGACAACACAGTGTTGCTGAGGGAcagccccccacccacccagttTCCCCTCAACCAAGGCCTCTTACCCCCTCACTCACACAGGTGAAGAGCAGAGCGCCCAGCGAGGCATACACGATCTCCAGGATGCGGTTCCGGATGAAGATGCAGAGGATGGCAAAGATAAAGAGCACCACCATGCTCACCAGGAGCACGCCCATGCATGAGGTGAAGTCATAGCGGGTCTGGGAGGACAGAGAGGAACAGGAGACTGTGGGTGCTGGGCCCTGGGAAGGCCAGTGGGCCCCAGGGCCACAACCCTGAATGGGTGAAGGTCCTCACCTGCATGGAAAAGATGACTACTGTGAAGCACACAGCTGTGGTGATGCCCACAGCCATGATGACCGCCTCGGTGTTATAGAAGCTGGCTATCATGCCCACCATGTAGGACAGGCTGATGGTCAAGACTGACTGTGGGAGAAGAAGACAACACCCCACCCTGGGTGTGCAGAGCTGCTCCCAACCACACCCCAGGTCCCTGCCCTCCACTTCTCCATAGGCTTCAGGGGCCTGGGCTCATGCTTGGGGGTTACCAGTGCCACAAGGTTCCAAGGATGCTTTCGCCGGAAGTCTCCACAACAGCTGAGGGCAATCAAGGAGATGAAGAAGATGGCGTAGGAGACATAGTAGGTCCAAACATTCTCCCGGACGAAGCCCTTCACTTCCCCAACAAAAGTGAACACAGCCACCGTGGACAGGGTCACTGACAGCTGCAGGGTCAGCACCAGGAACACCTGGGGAGGTAGCAAGtcagagctgcacccccagctACCCCAGGGCTCCCTACCCACAGAGAAGGCCCCACCTTGCGGATGAAGGCCTGCCTGATGCTCTTGTCGTCCCAGTTGGCAGAAGGGAAGTCCTGGTTGTCATAGTAGGATGGGGGCCCCTCCTCCTGGTAGTTTCCAAGCTGTGGCGCTGGGGACACAGGGGCTGGGTCAGTGCCACTGCAGAGCAGCTCTGCCCTTGCCCCTGTCCCCCACCCTTCCCCATCACTCACAGTCAGGGTCCTGTGACTGGAAGGGCTGTGGTTGTCCATAGGGGTTGGGGGGGAAGGGGCTCTGTGGGTAAGGCCCTTGGGGGTAGCCTCCTTGAGGGTAGGGGCCCTGAGGGTAGCCCCCTTGGGGGTAAGGACCCTGAGGGTAGCCCCCTTGGGGGTAGGAGCTGGGGCCCTGGGGATACCCTGGTTGACCATAGGGGGCAGGCTGGAAAGGGGGCTGTGGGTAAGGGGCCCCAGGGTAAGGAGGCTGAGCATAGGGAGGCATGGGAGGCTGGGGCCCTCCAGGATATCCAGGGTTGGGGGGAGGGTAGTTGTCCCCAGACACCAAAAAACTCTTTTCATGGGACATGGCCTTCCGTTCTGCCGGCTGCCcctagaggagagagagagaacgatcAGCCCTGACTGACGGTCACTGGAACCAGGCCTGTGGCAGCCCCACCTGATGCCGAGAacccaggaggaaggaagggtgcATGACCCTTGCTCTGGGCTGTAGGAGTCCTGGAGCCATGGGGCCAGAGCGGGTGGGGACCGGAAGGCAATGGGCTTTCAGAAGGGTCAGTACTAGGCCCACCCTGCAGATGGGGGAGGGTACggatgaggagaggagagggggagaaacGGCTGTCAGCCTCTGGATCTGGGACTCTGGAGGAGCCTTGTCCCGGCCGCCAGCGTCCTGGGGTCAGAGCTCAGCTGCGAGGGGGCTGGGGGTGCGGCTGAGGATGCGTGGGGTGTGCCTGGGCCCTCCCCTCCGCATCCCGCCCCTTAAGCAGCTTGAAGGGGTCAGAGCCGGCGGCTATTTCTATCCCTGGAAATCCCCACACCATCTGTGGCCCACGGGAGCCCTGACCCCCCTCCCAAGTGCGGGGCCCGACAGTCCCTCGCCCCCAGGGAAGGGAGCCGGCGTGGATTGGCTGCTGGGGTGACTGCCAGTGGGGTACGCTAGGAACAGCGGGGTGCGGGGGTGTGTGGGGGATGGAAGCGAGCAGAGGGCGTGCGGGGAAACAAAGCAGGCGTGGGGGCGACGGGGGTTGGGGGCTGCCACAGGACCGCACCGTGGGCGGGTGGGCCCTCCGGTCGGGTCAGAGCGTTTCGGGAAGGCGGGTCCTGCCCCCGCCGCAGCGCGCCGCCCCCTCCCTCCAGCTCAGGGCCACCGCAGCTCCCCGCCCCCACTGCCGCCGTCATCCCGGGCAGAGCGGGCCGCGCGCCCTGCCTGGACCGAGGGACCGACAGACCGAAAGCGGCATTACTAAGCTGCGCAGGGATGCCCGGGGCTGCTGCCGCGGGTCAGGCACCTTCTTGCGCTTGGGCTTGGGACTCACCGCTCCCGGGGCGCCTCAGGTGAGCACGGTGTCGGCTGCTCGGCCGCGCGGTGATGGCCGGTGCGTCCGCACCCGCACCCGCACCCGCTCAGCGGCCAGCTCCGCTGGGCCTGCGCCTGCGGCTGGGGAGACGCAGCAGGGCCTTGTGACGGGGCGGGGCCTTGTGacgggccgggggcggggccttCTGAGGGGCCGGGCCTGGGGATGCCCGGCGTCTGCGCGCGGCGGCCGACCGCAACAGCTCATCTGACCGCCTGCTCTTGGCCGCCCAGCAGTCAGCTCCCAGGCCTGAGGCCAGAGGCTCTCGTCCCACATTCCGCCAAGGACTGGGGTCGGGCCGTGAGAGCTGAAAACCCCCGGAGGCAGGGGCCTGTGCTAGCTCCTTGTACAGAGAGTTAAGAAATTGATTTCTACATCCTGGGTTTGATGAAGCCTCCAAGTTCTCTCCCTCGCTTCTTTGCCTTAAAACACAGtgttcattttactttttcatcCAAGACTATTCAAACCCACAGACCTAACCGTTTAATTGCCCCATTCAGTCTGCCAGTCATGGAGACCAAACTGCCAAGCACCATAGGAGGCCTCATGACCTGtgaagaggctgaggctgaaaTGCACAGCAGGACTGGAGGCTAGGTTAACACCTGTCTTGGCTCTCAAAGTCCTCCTTCTGAAAGTCCTGACTCTGCCAACAGGACTTCCCCTGGTGGTCTTCTGGTCCTCTGCAGCAG
This window of the Ictidomys tridecemlineatus isolate mIctTri1 chromosome 7, mIctTri1.hap1, whole genome shotgun sequence genome carries:
- the Grina gene encoding protein lifeguard 1, which translates into the protein MSHEKSFLVSGDNYPPPNPGYPGGPQPPMPPYAQPPYPGAPYPQPPFQPAPYGQPGYPQGPSSYPQGGYPQGPYPQGGYPQGPYPQGGYPQGPYPQSPFPPNPYGQPQPFQSQDPDSPQLGNYQEEGPPSYYDNQDFPSANWDDKSIRQAFIRKVFLVLTLQLSVTLSTVAVFTFVGEVKGFVRENVWTYYVSYAIFFISLIALSCCGDFRRKHPWNLVALSVLTISLSYMVGMIASFYNTEAVIMAVGITTAVCFTVVIFSMQTRYDFTSCMGVLLVSMVVLFIFAILCIFIRNRILEIVYASLGALLFTCFLAVDTQLLLGNKQLSLSPEEYVFAALNLYTDIINIFLYILTIIGRAKE